In the genome of Anabaena cylindrica PCC 7122, the window CTACAGCTTTTCCTGTATGTGTTAATGCTGCACCGACAACGCTGGTGACAAAATGCCCCATAGCCCCGAAGCCGGTACTTACCCGAAAACGACCGGGTTTAATAAATCGCAGGAGGTTAATTGCCCAAGCAAATGAGTTTCCACCTTCAGCCATGACAATTGCATTACTGCCTTCAACGATGACTCGTTGTAGGACGTTCATTAAAACTTCTGGTTGCACTAGACAATTATCTTGACTAGGATTGATTAAAGTCCGCTCTGGTCTTGGTAAAGGTGGGATTTTAGATGAAGTTTCCTGTTTTGGGAAATGCTTGAGCAGAGCTTTGACAAAAATTCCTACTTCTGATTGAATGGCGATAGTTTCGGCCGATGGATAAGCTGTTCCTGGTACTTCTGGGTCAATATCAACGTGTACAAATCCCCGTGGTGGTACCATAGCAGGGTTCCAAAATGAGGTGAATTCACCAAGACGGGTTCCGAGTACCAAAGTTCGCACAGGACGAGATTCTTGCAAATATTTCAGCACCGATTCATGTCCAGCAAAGCCTGTAACTCCGACAAATTGGGGATGATCCTCTGGAAAAATACCTTTAGCACGGGGTGAACACATGACCGCAGCCCCCGTCCTCTCAGCCAACTGACGAATTTCGGTCGCCGCAAAACGAGCGCCAAAACCAACCCAGATAGCAAATTTATCTGCTGACAACAGCTCTGCACATTGAGAAATTACTTCTGCGCTGGCGGTTGGTGGGGTGGAAGTAAGATTTACAGGAGTTAAAGATGTCTTGACTACATCTGCTTGGATGTTGGTGGGTACACTCAAGTGAGCAACAAAGCCATTGGGTTTGGCTAAACCTTTCGCTAACCTGCGATATACCTCTGGTAGTTCCTCGTTGGACTCAAGAGTTGTTGCATAATGAAAGATTGGTTCTGAAGTAACAATTCCAGAACTGGGCATCGTGTAATTACTTGTTTCTTGCAGCGCCCACCGTCCCCGCTTTGGTGCTGAGGTAGAAGCGGAGATAAAAATTACTTTGGCATCTTCCCAGCGTGCAGTTAGTAAGCCTGTCAGTG includes:
- a CDS encoding ScyA-related TPP-binding enzyme, which gives rise to MLAIPETTFAAFPSALVADKSSIADIPSRLALDKFSPHQDAAPVSVASAIVKMLENLGVEYAFGVSGGAIAPIWYTLQHSAIQLRHFRHEAGAAFAATEAYFTSGRPVVVFTTTGPGITNALTGLLTARWEDAKVIFISASTSAPKRGRWALQETSNYTMPSSGIVTSEPIFHYATTLESNEELPEVYRRLAKGLAKPNGFVAHLSVPTNIQADVVKTSLTPVNLTSTPPTASAEVISQCAELLSADKFAIWVGFGARFAATEIRQLAERTGAAVMCSPRAKGIFPEDHPQFVGVTGFAGHESVLKYLQESRPVRTLVLGTRLGEFTSFWNPAMVPPRGFVHVDIDPEVPGTAYPSAETIAIQSEVGIFVKALLKHFPKQETSSKIPPLPRPERTLINPSQDNCLVQPEVLMNVLQRVIVEGSNAIVMAEGGNSFAWAINLLRFIKPGRFRVSTGFGAMGHFVTSVVGAALTHTGKAVAIVGDGAMLMNNEVSTAVSYQIPAVWIVLNDGLYNMCHQGSQMQGYKDMDVNIPQADFVMLARSMGGDGIRVERESDIQAALELAMASTKPFVVDVIIDSSRLAPIGTRISSLISQGAKN